A part of Aquibium oceanicum genomic DNA contains:
- a CDS encoding MarR family winged helix-turn-helix transcriptional regulator, which yields MQVSSSMPGHLIRRLHQLSTQVFLQRVREAGYDLTPVQFAALDALRHSPGIDQAGLAQAIGKDRATVGAVADRLVQKELVTRIVSDRDKRSRELALTGEGEATLAALEPVVERLQKEILPGLDDAEYEAFIALARKAVVAGRG from the coding sequence ATGCAAGTTAGCTCCAGCATGCCGGGGCATCTGATCCGCCGGCTGCATCAGCTCTCGACGCAGGTCTTTCTCCAGAGAGTGCGCGAGGCGGGATACGATCTGACCCCGGTGCAGTTCGCCGCGCTCGACGCTCTTCGGCACAGTCCGGGCATCGACCAAGCCGGCCTTGCGCAGGCGATCGGCAAGGATCGCGCGACCGTCGGCGCGGTGGCCGACCGGCTGGTCCAGAAGGAGTTGGTGACGCGCATCGTCAGCGACCGGGATAAGCGCTCGCGCGAATTGGCCCTGACGGGGGAAGGTGAAGCGACCCTCGCTGCGCTCGAGCCGGTGGTGGAACGGCTGCAGAAGGAGATTCTTCCCGGCCTCGACGATGCCGAATACGAAGCGTTCATCGCGCTTGCCCGAAAGGCGGTGGTGGCGGGGCGGGGTTGA
- a CDS encoding glycerol-3-phosphate dehydrogenase/oxidase, with protein MPGQRDDILEQLRRDGAFDVVVIGGGINGIGVYRELALQGLRVLLVERRDFCSGCSAAPSRMIHGGLRYLENGEFDLVRESLRERDALLSNAPHMVRPLPTTIPIDGVFSGLLNGAAAFLGLSGKPASRGALPIKLGLLLYDWTTRHRRLMPKHRFRGARETMRLWPALTRRRRFSATYHDAWISHPERLGVELLLDTARLAPGCVTLNHAELSRSGDGGFVVTDAVGGAVLPVTTRAIVNATGAWLDEALEKLSESEAAAHAFISGTKGSHLILDCPPLHEALGGHMIYFENGDGRVCIVFPYLGKVLAGSTDIRVDKAARVRCEPEERDYILGAVREVFPGIEVTPADIVFSYSGIRPLPKSDHAFTGRISRGHFVHRLAGPVPQFCMVGGKWTTFRAFAEQTADIVLEELRHRRARDTIDLAIGGGADFPKDVADLEAELAARHGIGAARAAHLADVYGTKARDVLAFCLGRHDDTTLVPGCPITAAEIVFLTRSEYVVRLEDMLLRRTPLAIRGEVSAAIIEEVASIMAAELGWSEERRRSEIATFVRDLADYHGVSREMLERRTSDRSDVCD; from the coding sequence ATGCCCGGACAAAGAGACGACATCCTCGAACAGCTGCGCCGCGACGGCGCGTTCGACGTCGTCGTGATCGGCGGCGGCATCAACGGCATCGGGGTCTACCGCGAACTGGCCCTGCAGGGTCTGCGCGTGCTCCTCGTCGAGCGACGGGATTTCTGCTCGGGATGCAGCGCCGCGCCGTCGCGTATGATCCACGGCGGGCTGCGCTATCTCGAGAATGGCGAGTTCGACCTCGTGCGGGAGTCGCTGCGCGAGCGCGACGCGCTGCTGTCCAACGCGCCGCACATGGTTCGCCCGCTGCCCACGACGATCCCAATCGACGGCGTGTTCTCGGGCCTCCTGAACGGCGCGGCGGCGTTCCTCGGTCTGTCGGGCAAGCCGGCCAGCCGCGGCGCCTTGCCGATCAAGCTGGGGCTCCTGCTCTACGACTGGACGACCCGGCACCGGCGCCTGATGCCGAAGCACCGCTTCCGCGGCGCGCGCGAGACGATGCGGCTCTGGCCTGCGCTGACCAGGCGGCGGCGATTTTCCGCAACCTACCACGATGCCTGGATCAGCCATCCCGAGCGTCTGGGGGTGGAACTTCTGCTCGACACCGCGCGGCTGGCGCCGGGCTGCGTCACACTGAACCACGCCGAGCTGTCGCGTTCGGGCGATGGCGGCTTCGTGGTGACGGATGCGGTCGGGGGCGCCGTCCTGCCGGTCACCACCCGCGCCATCGTCAACGCCACAGGCGCCTGGCTCGACGAGGCGCTCGAAAAGCTATCCGAATCGGAGGCGGCGGCGCACGCCTTCATCTCCGGCACGAAGGGATCGCACCTGATCCTCGATTGCCCGCCACTGCATGAAGCGCTCGGCGGCCACATGATCTATTTCGAGAACGGCGACGGCCGCGTCTGCATCGTCTTTCCCTACCTCGGCAAGGTGCTCGCCGGTTCGACCGACATCCGCGTCGACAAGGCCGCGCGCGTGCGCTGCGAGCCGGAGGAACGCGACTACATTCTCGGCGCGGTTCGCGAGGTCTTTCCCGGCATCGAGGTGACGCCGGCCGACATCGTGTTCAGCTACAGCGGCATCCGGCCCCTTCCGAAGAGCGACCACGCCTTCACCGGACGGATCTCGCGCGGCCATTTCGTCCATCGGCTCGCCGGCCCCGTACCGCAGTTCTGCATGGTCGGCGGCAAGTGGACGACCTTCCGTGCCTTTGCCGAGCAGACGGCCGACATCGTGCTGGAGGAACTGCGACATCGGCGAGCGCGCGATACAATCGATCTTGCGATCGGCGGCGGCGCGGACTTCCCGAAGGACGTCGCCGACCTCGAGGCGGAACTCGCGGCGCGCCACGGCATAGGCGCCGCCCGCGCGGCGCATCTGGCCGATGTATACGGCACGAAGGCCCGCGACGTGCTTGCCTTCTGCCTCGGCCGCCACGACGACACCACGCTCGTTCCCGGTTGCCCGATTACCGCCGCCGAGATCGTCTTCCTCACACGCAGCGAATACGTCGTGCGGCTCGAGGACATGCTGTTGCGGCGCACGCCGCTGGCGATCCGCGGCGAGGTGTCGGCGGCAATCATCGAGGAGGTCGCCTCGATCATGGCGGCCGAGCTCGGCTGGAGCGAGGAGCGGCGGAGATCGGAAATCGCTACGTTCGTCCGCGACCTCGCCGATTATCACGGCGTCTCGCGCGAGATGCTCGAACGAAGAACCAGCGACAGGAGTGACGTATGCGATTGA
- a CDS encoding sugar-binding transcriptional regulator: protein MADNKDDFEAIRQIYTVLMLHFVDGMKQSDIAQAMNLSASKVNRLISQGRKLGMVRIAIESPFQGLVDLEKQLTAVDGLSGAIVTPTVSGSPDTTLQQVGRAAANQLLETLRDGDVIAITGGKAISAVVQNMQPERSFDVTVVPLTGGVQGKFYTDVNHLATRLAERLGGRSMLLHAPLFAESRQQRDTLMEMASIRDVLDLARKAAIALVGIGSIATPGSSYYDLHPLPNLDRDELVKSGVRGEFLAHLIREDGKVADHPLNSRLVALEPAELARCPRTIGVAAGPEKVLPIRAALNGRFLDTLILDEETAGAVLQTMEPMQNVA from the coding sequence ATGGCGGACAACAAGGACGACTTCGAGGCGATCCGGCAGATCTACACGGTGCTCATGCTGCACTTCGTGGACGGCATGAAGCAGTCCGACATCGCGCAGGCGATGAACCTGTCGGCCTCCAAGGTCAACCGGCTGATTTCCCAGGGCCGCAAGCTCGGCATGGTGCGGATCGCCATCGAGAGCCCGTTCCAGGGCCTGGTCGACCTGGAAAAGCAACTGACGGCCGTGGACGGCCTCTCGGGCGCCATCGTCACGCCGACGGTCTCCGGCAGTCCCGACACGACCTTGCAGCAGGTCGGCCGTGCCGCCGCCAACCAGTTGCTCGAAACCCTGCGCGACGGCGACGTGATCGCCATTACCGGCGGCAAGGCGATCAGTGCCGTGGTCCAGAACATGCAGCCCGAACGCAGCTTCGACGTCACCGTCGTGCCGCTGACCGGCGGGGTGCAGGGCAAGTTCTACACCGACGTGAACCATCTCGCGACGCGGCTGGCCGAACGGCTGGGTGGACGTTCGATGCTCCTGCACGCGCCCCTCTTCGCCGAGAGCCGCCAGCAGCGCGACACTCTGATGGAGATGGCGTCCATCCGCGACGTGCTCGATCTCGCACGCAAGGCGGCGATCGCGCTCGTCGGCATCGGCTCCATCGCGACGCCGGGGTCGAGCTACTACGACCTCCACCCCCTGCCGAACCTCGATCGCGACGAACTGGTCAAGAGCGGCGTGCGCGGCGAGTTCCTGGCGCATCTGATCCGCGAGGACGGCAAGGTCGCCGACCATCCCCTGAATTCGCGTCTCGTCGCGCTCGAACCGGCCGAACTCGCCCGGTGCCCCCGGACCATTGGCGTGGCGGCCGGCCCAGAGAAGGTGCTGCCCATCCGCGCCGCGCTCAACGGCCGCTTTCTCGACACGCTGATCCTCGACGAAGAGACGGCGGGCGCCGTCCTTCAGACCATGGAGCCTATGCAGAATGTCGCATGA
- a CDS encoding ABC transporter permease, producing the protein MAIAETRRGTQGDTTRPTGLIRRLFRMRETGLILIILARFVVMSFASPYFLTWNNMRAMAMAFAVEGIVVVGMTILLISGGIDLSVGSVTALAMVIAGLLFLAGVDPWVASAMAIAACTAIGAIMGFFVTRVGLHHFIVSLAVMVIARGLCLLGTGGRPLGLYTLPPEFKFLGQGSLGVVPVVIVIFVVVVVAFDFLLRRTTVFRKVFYTGSNEKAAAYSGIRTKKVMFPTTTLCSALCGVAGVIYMARFGSAQPTFGVGMELNVIAAAVIGGASLSGGSGSIAGAILGTILLSVVSSSLALLDVSVYWQDIIRGSILLAAVTIDHYLNKRRG; encoded by the coding sequence ATGGCGATCGCGGAGACGCGACGGGGGACGCAAGGGGACACGACGAGGCCGACGGGCCTGATCCGGCGCCTGTTCAGGATGCGCGAGACGGGCCTGATCCTGATCATCCTCGCCCGGTTCGTCGTGATGTCCTTCGCCTCGCCCTACTTCCTGACCTGGAACAACATGCGCGCCATGGCGATGGCCTTCGCGGTCGAGGGCATCGTCGTGGTCGGCATGACGATCCTCCTGATCTCCGGCGGGATCGACCTGTCGGTCGGCTCGGTCACGGCGCTGGCCATGGTCATCGCCGGGCTCCTGTTCCTCGCCGGCGTCGATCCGTGGGTCGCCTCGGCCATGGCGATCGCGGCGTGCACCGCGATCGGCGCCATCATGGGCTTCTTCGTCACCCGTGTCGGCCTGCATCACTTCATCGTCTCGTTGGCGGTGATGGTGATCGCGCGGGGACTTTGCCTTCTCGGCACCGGCGGGAGACCGCTCGGCCTCTACACCTTGCCGCCCGAGTTCAAGTTCCTCGGGCAGGGCTCGCTCGGTGTGGTGCCGGTGGTGATCGTCATCTTCGTGGTGGTGGTCGTCGCCTTCGATTTCCTGCTCCGGCGCACCACCGTGTTCCGCAAGGTGTTCTACACCGGCAGCAACGAGAAGGCGGCGGCCTACTCCGGCATCCGCACCAAGAAGGTGATGTTCCCGACGACGACGCTGTGCTCGGCGCTTTGCGGCGTCGCGGGTGTCATCTATATGGCCCGCTTTGGTTCGGCCCAGCCGACCTTCGGCGTCGGCATGGAGCTGAACGTCATCGCCGCGGCCGTCATCGGCGGTGCGAGCCTGTCGGGCGGGTCCGGCTCCATCGCGGGCGCCATCCTGGGAACGATCCTGCTCTCGGTGGTGTCGAGCTCTCTCGCGCTTCTCGACGTCTCGGTCTACTGGCAGGACATCATCCGCGGCTCCATCCTGCTCGCCGCGGTGACCATCGACCACTACCTCAACAAGCGGCGCGGCTGA
- a CDS encoding SDR family oxidoreductase — MEDTGRVVVVTGAAGGIGRALVELFAADGDRVVAVDLAGTDVAEVAASLGPQHVGLACDVSSEADILALFAQIDERFGRIDVLVNNAAMGPTMAPTIETGLDAFRKAIGVNMVGPFMMAREAARRMKPGGAIVNTASLAGVLGNPRRNAYAASKAGLISLTKSLACEWAARGLRVNAVAPGYVRTPMVAELERLGKADLAAVRRRVPMGRMGRPDEIAQALRFLASDRARYATGSVLAVDGGWASFNQPGDAHPPVDGTPAEELERPDLPHDGRIVVVTGAARGIGEAMVHAFAANGDTVVALDQDSAGALAVANSLGSPHLALALDVTSEERVVEAFATIRSHFGRIDIMVNNAAIADQFKPGLDQSPRDLEAVLDVNLAGSFLCSREALKAMRPGAMILNVGSINTFLPFAPRHAYGASKAGIDILTRCMAAELAPSGIRTATIAPGYIRTPGVAELERAGRIDTPAIRRRIPMGDLGLPEDIADAALFLVSPEASYVNGSILYVDGGWTSFGNAGNASVHEDNMATEAAE; from the coding sequence ATGGAAGATACCGGAAGGGTGGTCGTCGTCACGGGTGCGGCCGGCGGGATCGGCCGGGCGCTGGTCGAGCTTTTCGCCGCCGACGGAGACCGCGTGGTGGCGGTCGATCTGGCCGGCACGGACGTGGCAGAGGTCGCGGCCTCGCTCGGGCCGCAACACGTCGGACTGGCTTGCGACGTCTCGAGCGAAGCCGACATACTCGCGCTCTTCGCGCAGATTGATGAGCGGTTCGGCCGGATCGACGTGCTCGTCAACAACGCCGCCATGGGGCCGACGATGGCGCCCACGATCGAGACGGGGCTCGATGCCTTCCGCAAGGCGATCGGCGTCAATATGGTCGGACCTTTCATGATGGCCCGCGAAGCCGCGAGGCGGATGAAACCGGGCGGCGCGATCGTCAACACCGCCTCGCTGGCTGGCGTCCTCGGCAATCCGCGCCGCAACGCCTACGCCGCCTCAAAGGCCGGGTTGATCTCGCTCACCAAATCGCTCGCCTGCGAATGGGCGGCCCGCGGCCTCCGGGTCAACGCGGTGGCGCCCGGCTATGTCCGCACGCCGATGGTCGCGGAGCTCGAGCGGCTCGGGAAGGCCGATCTCGCGGCGGTTCGCAGGCGCGTCCCGATGGGCCGCATGGGCCGCCCCGACGAGATCGCCCAGGCACTGCGGTTTCTGGCGTCGGACCGGGCCCGCTACGCCACCGGGTCTGTGCTCGCCGTCGACGGCGGCTGGGCCTCCTTCAACCAGCCGGGCGATGCGCATCCGCCGGTTGACGGAACTCCGGCGGAGGAACTCGAGCGACCCGACCTCCCGCATGACGGGCGCATCGTGGTGGTGACGGGCGCCGCCCGCGGCATCGGCGAGGCGATGGTGCACGCCTTCGCCGCAAACGGCGATACGGTGGTGGCGCTCGATCAGGATAGTGCGGGCGCGCTGGCGGTCGCGAATTCGCTCGGTTCGCCGCATCTCGCGCTGGCCCTCGACGTGACCTCGGAGGAGCGCGTCGTCGAGGCATTCGCGACGATCCGTTCGCACTTCGGTCGCATCGACATAATGGTCAACAATGCGGCGATCGCCGATCAATTCAAGCCGGGGCTCGACCAGTCGCCGCGCGACCTGGAGGCAGTGCTGGACGTGAACCTGGCGGGAAGCTTCCTTTGCAGCCGCGAGGCGCTGAAGGCGATGCGTCCGGGCGCGATGATCCTGAACGTCGGTTCGATCAACACCTTCCTGCCCTTCGCGCCGCGGCACGCCTATGGTGCGTCGAAAGCGGGGATTGACATCCTCACCCGCTGCATGGCGGCCGAACTTGCCCCGTCCGGAATCCGGACCGCAACCATCGCCCCGGGCTACATCCGGACGCCGGGGGTGGCGGAACTCGAACGCGCAGGCCGGATCGACACGCCCGCGATCCGGCGCCGCATCCCGATGGGAGACCTTGGCCTGCCCGAAGACATCGCCGATGCAGCCCTGTTCCTCGTCTCGCCGGAGGCATCCTACGTGAACGGCTCGATCCTCTACGTCGATGGCGGATGGACCTCGTTCGGCAATGCAGGCAATGCGAGCGTGCACGAAGACAATATGGCGACCGAGGCGGCGGAGTAG
- a CDS encoding class I fructose-bisphosphate aldolase, with protein sequence MRLSTKARMNRMFTNGRCLDVAVDHGVCNEPGFLVGLEDMPGVVDTLIRAKPDAIQMTYGQADLLQNRPEKDKPSLVMRIDMGNPYNAQRHRSMWSMLQNHEEPIVGALEMDAACVVVNLFMLPDEPELFRQCVENISRVRADCHRYGMPLMIEPLVMLPNEVRGGYQVDGDADKIVTLVRLASEMGADIIKADPTDDPQDFHRVVEAARVPVLVRGGGKEDLKAVLGKSAELMHQGAHGMVYGRNIYQHANPKAVVDALMAIIHRGADGAEAWDVYGRG encoded by the coding sequence ATGCGATTGAGCACCAAGGCCCGCATGAACCGGATGTTCACCAACGGCCGATGCCTCGATGTGGCGGTCGATCACGGTGTCTGCAACGAACCGGGCTTCCTGGTCGGGCTGGAGGACATGCCAGGCGTGGTCGACACGCTGATCCGGGCGAAACCCGACGCCATCCAGATGACCTACGGACAGGCGGACCTCCTGCAGAACCGGCCCGAGAAGGACAAGCCGTCGCTGGTCATGCGCATCGACATGGGCAATCCCTACAATGCCCAGCGCCACCGCTCCATGTGGTCGATGCTGCAGAATCACGAAGAGCCGATAGTCGGCGCGCTGGAGATGGATGCGGCCTGCGTGGTCGTGAACCTTTTCATGCTGCCCGACGAGCCGGAACTCTTCCGGCAGTGCGTGGAAAACATCAGCCGGGTGCGGGCGGACTGCCATCGCTACGGCATGCCGCTGATGATCGAGCCGCTGGTGATGCTGCCCAACGAGGTGCGCGGCGGCTATCAGGTCGACGGCGACGCCGACAAGATCGTCACGCTGGTGCGCCTCGCCTCCGAGATGGGGGCCGACATCATCAAGGCCGATCCGACCGACGATCCGCAGGACTTCCACCGCGTCGTCGAGGCTGCGCGCGTGCCCGTGCTGGTGCGCGGCGGCGGCAAGGAGGACCTGAAGGCGGTGCTAGGCAAGTCCGCCGAACTGATGCACCAGGGGGCACACGGCATGGTCTACGGCCGCAACATCTATCAGCATGCCAACCCGAAGGCGGTGGTCGACGCGCTGATGGCGATCATCCATCGCGGGGCCGACGGCGCCGAGGCCTGGGACGTCTACGGCCGTGGCTGA
- a CDS encoding sugar ABC transporter ATP-binding protein: MPAGADDDLILQIRDLTKSFGPIRALRGLGFELRRGEIHGLAGENGAGKSTLMNIIDGILRPDSGEIRLDGVPVDITSPAMAQKLGIGLVHQEIALCPDVSVAENIFMGVTSTSRAMLMDYRAIERRAGEILHRLGDIDPAAMVRTLSISQQQLVEIAKALTLDCRVLILDEPTAALTEREAQVLFDIMRRLASQGISIIYISHRMVEIFDNCDRVTVLRDGQYIATMNVADVSPRDVVSAMVGRVIDELYPPKQAAEEKSGEIILDVRGLSEKRRFRDVSFHLRKGEILGLAGLIGAGRSEIVKGICCLEGEVSGEVRLNGRTLRLGHYADSIREGMVYLSEDRKGDGLFLDLSIAANVSALAVEQVATGAGIIDDRSETAQAEKLGSRLGLRCGHVGQPVSALSGGNQQKVAIAKMLSVDPRVIFLDEPTRGVDVGAKAEIHRILRELARGGVGIVIISSELPELIGVCDRVLVVREGRISGEVAGDEMTEDRIMYLASIGEDRKMAS; encoded by the coding sequence ATGCCGGCAGGCGCGGACGACGACCTGATCCTTCAGATACGCGACCTGACCAAGTCGTTCGGACCGATCCGCGCCCTTCGCGGCTTGGGTTTCGAGCTGCGGCGCGGGGAGATCCACGGGCTCGCGGGAGAAAACGGCGCGGGCAAGTCGACGCTGATGAACATCATCGACGGCATCCTTCGGCCCGACAGCGGCGAAATCCGGCTCGACGGCGTTCCCGTCGACATCACCTCTCCGGCGATGGCCCAGAAGCTCGGCATCGGACTGGTGCACCAGGAGATCGCGCTCTGTCCCGACGTCTCGGTCGCTGAGAACATCTTCATGGGCGTCACCAGCACGAGCCGCGCGATGCTGATGGACTACCGGGCGATCGAGAGGCGCGCCGGCGAGATCCTGCACCGACTGGGCGACATCGATCCGGCGGCCATGGTACGCACGCTCTCGATCTCCCAGCAGCAACTGGTCGAGATCGCCAAGGCGCTGACCCTCGACTGCCGCGTCCTGATCCTCGACGAGCCGACCGCCGCGCTGACCGAGCGCGAGGCGCAGGTGCTCTTCGACATCATGCGCCGGCTCGCGTCGCAGGGCATCTCCATCATCTACATCTCGCACCGCATGGTGGAGATCTTCGACAATTGCGATCGCGTCACCGTGCTGCGCGACGGCCAGTACATCGCCACGATGAACGTGGCCGATGTCAGCCCCCGCGATGTCGTCAGCGCCATGGTGGGGCGCGTGATAGACGAACTCTATCCCCCGAAGCAGGCGGCCGAGGAGAAGTCGGGCGAGATCATCCTCGACGTCCGCGGCCTAAGCGAGAAGAGGCGCTTCCGTGACGTCTCGTTCCATCTGCGCAAGGGCGAGATCCTCGGCCTGGCGGGCCTAATCGGCGCCGGGCGGAGCGAAATCGTCAAGGGCATCTGCTGCCTCGAAGGCGAGGTGTCCGGCGAGGTGCGGCTGAACGGCCGGACGCTGAGGCTCGGCCACTATGCCGACAGCATCCGCGAGGGCATGGTCTATCTGTCGGAGGACCGCAAGGGCGACGGGTTGTTCCTCGACCTGTCGATCGCCGCCAATGTCTCGGCGCTCGCCGTCGAGCAGGTCGCGACCGGCGCCGGCATTATCGACGACCGCTCGGAGACGGCGCAAGCCGAGAAACTAGGCTCGCGCCTCGGCCTCAGATGCGGCCATGTCGGCCAGCCCGTGTCGGCGCTCTCGGGCGGCAACCAGCAGAAGGTGGCGATCGCCAAGATGCTGTCGGTCGATCCCAGGGTCATCTTCCTCGACGAGCCGACACGCGGCGTCGACGTAGGCGCCAAGGCCGAGATTCACCGGATCCTGCGGGAACTGGCGCGCGGCGGCGTCGGCATCGTCATCATCTCGTCGGAACTGCCCGAACTGATCGGCGTGTGCGACCGCGTGCTGGTGGTGCGCGAAGGGCGGATCTCGGGAGAGGTGGCGGGCGATGAGATGACGGAGGATCGCATCATGTACCTCGCCTCGATCGGCGAAGACCGCAAGATGGCGTCGTGA
- a CDS encoding aldo/keto reductase, giving the protein MSHEMLTREIGGSGVEASAVGLGTWAIGGWMWGGTDEAQSVAAIQSAIGEGITLIDTAPAYGQGLSEEIVGKAIRGGRDEVVLATKCGLVWHTTKGNHFFDYDGRPVHRHLGRESIFHEVEQSLKRLGTDYIDHYITHWQDPTTPVAETMEALKDLKRQGKIRSIGASNLSVGDLDAYVAVGGLDAIQEEYSMVKRDIERTLLPVCARHGISTLSYSSLALGLLTGRIGPERVFTGDDQRKDNPRFSIANRQKVARLMAEIGPLAKAHEATPAQIVIAWTIRQPGITFALCGARDPGQARENARAGRIRLSDEEIKTISEAATRHLIELDA; this is encoded by the coding sequence ATGTCGCATGAAATGCTTACCCGCGAGATCGGCGGTTCGGGGGTCGAGGCCTCCGCCGTTGGCCTGGGAACCTGGGCCATCGGCGGCTGGATGTGGGGCGGGACCGACGAGGCGCAATCCGTCGCGGCCATCCAATCGGCGATCGGGGAAGGCATCACGCTGATCGACACGGCACCCGCCTACGGGCAGGGACTGTCGGAAGAGATCGTCGGCAAGGCGATCAGGGGGGGCCGCGACGAGGTCGTGCTCGCCACCAAATGCGGCCTGGTTTGGCATACCACGAAGGGCAATCACTTTTTCGACTATGACGGCCGGCCCGTGCACCGCCATCTCGGCCGCGAATCCATCTTCCACGAAGTCGAGCAGAGCCTGAAGCGGCTCGGGACCGACTACATCGACCACTACATCACCCACTGGCAGGACCCGACGACGCCGGTCGCCGAGACGATGGAAGCGCTGAAAGACCTGAAGCGGCAAGGCAAGATCCGCTCGATCGGCGCCAGCAACCTGTCGGTGGGCGACCTCGACGCCTATGTCGCCGTGGGCGGCCTGGACGCGATCCAGGAAGAGTACAGCATGGTCAAGCGTGACATCGAGCGCACGCTCCTGCCGGTCTGCGCCCGCCACGGCATTTCCACGCTCTCCTACTCTTCACTGGCGCTCGGGCTACTCACCGGTCGCATCGGGCCCGAACGGGTGTTCACCGGAGACGACCAGCGCAAGGACAATCCGCGCTTCTCCATCGCCAACCGCCAGAAGGTCGCGCGCCTGATGGCCGAGATAGGGCCGCTGGCGAAGGCGCATGAGGCGACACCCGCGCAGATCGTCATCGCATGGACGATCCGTCAGCCAGGCATCACCTTCGCGCTGTGCGGCGCGCGCGATCCGGGGCAGGCGCGGGAGAATGCCCGGGCGGGTCGCATCCGGCTTTCCGACGAGGAGATCAAGACCATCAGCGAGGCAGCGACGCGACATCTGATCGAACTCGACGCCTGA
- a CDS encoding FGGY-family carbohydrate kinase, translating to MAEGGPYLLGLDAGNTVIKAVLFDATGQQIAAHGIDGATHKPAAGMVERSVPELWENARTAIAGCLATAAIDPGAIAAIGTAGHGNGLYLLDRDREPLIGIQSLDMRAAALAAELDAAVGKELHAICLQRPWPSQTPVLLAWLKRHRPEIYHRAGTLLFAKDVLTTSLTEAPASDISDMSGAGLLRLPEAEYDTDLLALYGLEDARDLLPPLHAPVDVVGAVTRKAAEATGLAEGTPVVAGYFDVIASALGAGAGSPGTVSIVAGSWSINQVFSTRPVRDDRVFMVSAVGEKLFANMENSATSAANLEWYVRTLVERGGHHDDPFGVVNAAVATVSPAPDDPLFHPFLYGGRLGAHQRGGFFGLAGWHGEGHMLRAVMEGVTFEHRRHVEVLAQAGVTSSQATLSGGGARSPHWPQIFADVLGIPVSVAQAEETGALGAAIGAAVGAGIHSDVDAAVKAMTHAARNYDPDPTMRAYHDRRYAIWTRLTRAVDPLWHELAGQ from the coding sequence GTGGCTGAAGGCGGTCCCTATCTGCTCGGGCTCGACGCGGGCAACACCGTCATCAAGGCGGTGCTGTTCGACGCGACGGGCCAGCAGATCGCCGCCCACGGCATCGACGGGGCCACGCACAAGCCCGCTGCCGGCATGGTCGAGCGTTCCGTCCCGGAGCTCTGGGAGAATGCACGCACGGCGATCGCCGGCTGCCTCGCCACCGCCGCCATCGATCCCGGCGCGATCGCAGCGATCGGCACTGCCGGCCACGGCAATGGGCTCTATCTCCTGGACCGCGACCGCGAGCCACTGATCGGCATCCAGTCGCTGGACATGCGCGCGGCAGCACTCGCGGCCGAACTCGATGCGGCGGTGGGAAAGGAGCTTCACGCGATCTGCCTCCAGCGGCCGTGGCCGTCGCAGACGCCGGTGCTGCTCGCCTGGCTGAAGCGTCACCGCCCCGAGATTTATCACCGGGCCGGGACATTGCTCTTCGCCAAGGACGTGCTCACCACGAGCCTGACGGAGGCCCCCGCCAGCGACATCTCCGACATGTCCGGCGCAGGGCTGCTGCGCCTGCCCGAGGCCGAATACGACACGGACCTGCTCGCACTCTACGGACTGGAGGACGCGCGCGACCTCCTGCCGCCGCTCCATGCGCCCGTGGATGTCGTCGGCGCGGTGACGCGGAAAGCCGCGGAGGCGACGGGGCTCGCCGAGGGAACACCCGTCGTCGCCGGCTACTTCGACGTCATCGCCTCGGCTCTCGGCGCGGGCGCGGGAAGCCCGGGAACGGTCTCGATCGTCGCCGGAAGCTGGTCCATCAACCAGGTCTTCTCGACCCGGCCGGTCCGCGACGACCGCGTCTTCATGGTTTCGGCGGTCGGAGAAAAGCTCTTCGCAAACATGGAAAACAGCGCGACGTCCGCCGCCAATCTCGAATGGTACGTGCGCACGCTGGTCGAGCGCGGCGGCCATCACGACGATCCGTTCGGCGTCGTCAATGCCGCGGTCGCGACCGTGAGCCCCGCTCCCGACGATCCGCTGTTCCACCCATTCCTCTATGGCGGCCGCCTCGGCGCCCACCAGCGCGGCGGCTTTTTCGGGCTCGCCGGCTGGCATGGGGAAGGCCACATGCTGCGCGCGGTGATGGAAGGCGTGACGTTCGAGCATCGGCGCCATGTCGAGGTGCTCGCCCAGGCAGGCGTGACCTCTTCGCAGGCGACGCTGTCGGGCGGCGGCGCCCGCTCGCCGCATTGGCCGCAGATCTTCGCCGACGTGCTCGGGATCCCGGTCTCGGTGGCGCAGGCCGAGGAAACCGGGGCGCTGGGCGCGGCGATCGGCGCGGCCGTGGGAGCGGGTATCCATTCCGACGTCGATGCCGCTGTGAAAGCCATGACCCATGCGGCGCGGAACTACGATCCCGATCCGACAATGCGCGCCTACCACGATCGCCGATACGCGATCTGGACGCGGCTCACCCGCGCCGTCGATCCGCTGTGGCACGAACTCGCGGGCCAGTGA